The Acidobacteriota bacterium DNA window TCGAGCTGCCGGTGTTCCCCAATCTCGCCAGCAATATCGTGGCCTACACCTACGTCGCCGTAGCGTCCGGATTCTGCTCCGCCGTGCTGATCCTGGACGCCTGGTCACGCCGTGTGGTCGGCTATGCGGTCGCTGGCTCCATCGACGCGCGACGGGCGGTGGCGGCACTCGAGGCCGCCAGCGCGTCGCGCCGACCGCCGTGCGGATGCATCTGCCACACGGACCGCGGATCGCAGTATGAACCGTACCGGGTTTTCCAGAGACTGAATTACGTGACTCCGGCCACCATGGC harbors:
- a CDS encoding IS3 family transposase, translated to MTARSSVACRPSGTSSRRDGYRRVGAALRQDGMVVNSKKVRRLMREHHQQPERRRRFVAATDSDLELPVFPNLASNIVAYTYVAVASGFCSAVLILDAWSRRVVGYAVAGSIDARRAVAALEAASASRRPPCGCICHTDRGSQYEPYRVFQRLNYVTPATMA